One window of Campylobacter sp. RM12651 genomic DNA carries:
- the lepB gene encoding signal peptidase I, which translates to MQENKTKWQKLVDFWNSWTGTIVFVLIFIFFVAQAFTIPSGSMKNTLLVGDHLFVKKFAYGIPTPRIPFLEVPVLPDFKGDGHLLSYAKPKRDDIVVFLYPHNTKLHYVKRCVALGDDEIIFANKTLYVRMHEGDEYMRANYPANKQVILQGKLYIKEPYTKKGIHYDERVDFDKVIEYFMAKGEFVMKPIYVSELRSDIKAYYYKVPSNEYFMMGDNRDHSNDSRFWGSVDYKYIEGKPWFVYLSWDDDYNIRWERMFKSVDTLENDERYIHHEISDINSLD; encoded by the coding sequence TTGTTCTTATTTTTATATTTTTCGTAGCTCAAGCTTTTACAATACCAAGTGGCTCTATGAAAAACACACTTTTAGTAGGAGATCATTTATTTGTAAAAAAATTCGCCTACGGGATACCAACTCCTAGAATTCCATTCCTAGAAGTTCCTGTGTTGCCTGATTTTAAAGGCGATGGGCATTTATTAAGCTATGCTAAGCCTAAAAGAGATGATATAGTGGTGTTTTTGTATCCGCACAATACAAAGCTACATTATGTTAAACGCTGCGTTGCTTTAGGAGATGATGAGATAATATTTGCAAATAAGACCCTTTATGTAAGAATGCACGAAGGAGATGAATACATGAGAGCAAATTATCCTGCTAATAAACAAGTGATTTTACAAGGCAAATTATACATAAAAGAGCCTTATACTAAAAAGGGTATTCATTATGATGAAAGAGTGGATTTTGATAAGGTCATAGAATACTTTATGGCTAAGGGTGAATTTGTAATGAAGCCAATTTATGTTAGTGAATTAAGAAGTGATATTAAAGCGTATTATTATAAGGTGCCTAGCAATGAATACTTTATGATGGGTGATAATCGCGACCACTCAAATGATAGCCGCTTTTGGGGAAGCGTAGATTATAAATATATTGAAGGTAAGCCTTGGTTTGTTTATCTAAGCTGGGATGATGATTATAATATCCGCTGGGAAAGAATGTTTAAAAGCGTTGATACCTTAGAAAACGATGAAAGATATATCCATCACGAAATAAGCGATATTAATTCTCTTGATTGA